Within the Rhizobium grahamii genome, the region CGCAAACATCGCGCCGCCCGCCGATGCGAAGTCGGGCGGTCTCGCCGAAAATCTCGACAGCGCGGTTGCCGACATCCGCGGCGCTGCGGACACGATGGATGGCGAACTGAAGACCCTCGCCGAACACGGCCGCGAAATCGCCGGCAAGATCGGCCAGCTTGCAGGCAAGCTCGATTTTCAACGCGACCTCGGCGATACCCTCGCCAGGTGCGCCGACGCGCTGGAAACTGTTGCCGGCGCGGAGATTTCCGATATCTCCGATCTGACGGAGATCATCGCGCCTCTGGATCGCAAGATTTTCAAGCTCTACACGATGGCGCAGGAGCGCACGATCCACCGCAACATCATTGCGGCAATCGAAGAGCCCCAGGCAGCAGCGGCTGAAACGGCTCCCGCTTCGACAGGCGACGAGGACGAGGATCTGTTCGCCGACGCTCTGTTCTAGAGATCTGCGGGATCAACGCGTACGGCGGAACTTGTTGGCGGCATCGATTGCCGCCTTCTGCTGATCGTCGTTGATACCGAGGAAGAAGTCTTCGAGAGCGGGGTCAGGCAGACCGGCGCGGCGCGACAGCACATACCATTTGGCCGCCTCGACCGGATCCGGCTTGGTGCCGAGCGCATTGATATAGAGATGCGCCAGCTTGTTCTGCGCAACGACGTTGCCGCCATTGGCCGCAAGCCGCAGCCATTGAAAGCCCTTGGTGAAATCGCGCGGACCGTTGGTGCCGTTCACCATCCAGACGCCGAGATCGACCTGGGCCGTGTCGAAGCCCGCATGGGCGGCGCGCGCCATCCACTCGCGGGCAAGGTTCTTCTTCTCGGCCGGCAGATCGGGAAGTGCTGAATAGATCTCCGCCACCGCATACTGCGCGTCGGCAATCCCCTGCTCGGCGGACTTTTCGTAGTAGGGAAGCGCCATTTTCAACCCCTTTTCGCCGGGATTGTCGGCAGTCACGATCTGTCCCCAGTTGAACGCCGCCGACGGATTTCCGGCATCGGCAGCCTTGCGCATGTACTCGTCAGCCTTGGCCTTGTCGCGCTTTACGGTGCGGCCTTCCATCAGGATCAGCGCATACTTGAACATCGCCGCAGCGTCGCCACCCTCGGCAGCCTTGCCGTACCAGAACGCCGCAGCCTTCGGATCACGCTTGACGCCAAGCCCGCCGGACAGCATTTCAGCGACCAGCGTCTGCGCCGCAGGGTCGCCCAACTGGGCACGCGGAAGCGCTTTCTCCATGGCCGTGAGGTAATAGCCCTGCTGATAGGCGCCATAGGCCTCGTCGATCGGCCCCTTGTAGTCTTTCTCGGGCGGAAGATCGGGCAGCTTCGCGCCCATGCGGTCGAAAACACCGACACCTGTCGATGGCGCGGTTCCGTCCGCTTGCGGCCGGCTCGTCTTCAAGGCCCCCGGCGCTTCGGAGAGCGGTCGCGTCACGACATTATCGACCGTCTGCGCCGATGCGCCACCTGCACAGGCGGCAAAAGAAGCGGCGACCGAAAGCAGCAAAAGGCGCAAGGAACGGGCATTTATCGTCATGAGGGCGATATCAATCCTCAAACCGTGGCGCTTTTTCGTCCAGCAACGCATTGATCTCGGCAACAACGGATGGCGCACGCGCAGGTTCGCCAAAGACCGCCAGCCGCAGGGCAACAAACTCCGCACCAGTCTCGGCAACGGCCAGCGCCGACGCCGGGTCTGTGCCGCCCATCACGATGCAGGGGATCTCGATCATCGAAGCCCACCACTCGGCGAGAGCCAGGTTCTTCGGGTGCGCTTCCGGCTTGATGTCCCCGTCCAGCTTGCCGAAGAAGATGTAGTCCGGCCGCTCCTCGCCGATCTCGAGCGCATGGTGGCGATCGGCAGCATTGCCGCCACCGACGATCAGCTTGTCGGCATAGCGGTCGATCGCTTCAGCAATCTCGGTCGCCGGACCTGTGATATGCACGCCGTCCGCCTTGGCGCGACCGATGACACGCGTGTCGCCGGCAATCAGCGCT harbors:
- a CDS encoding tetratricopeptide repeat protein, which encodes MTINARSLRLLLLSVAASFAACAGGASAQTVDNVVTRPLSEAPGALKTSRPQADGTAPSTGVGVFDRMGAKLPDLPPEKDYKGPIDEAYGAYQQGYYLTAMEKALPRAQLGDPAAQTLVAEMLSGGLGVKRDPKAAAFWYGKAAEGGDAAAMFKYALILMEGRTVKRDKAKADEYMRKAADAGNPSAAFNWGQIVTADNPGEKGLKMALPYYEKSAEQGIADAQYAVAEIYSALPDLPAEKKNLAREWMARAAHAGFDTAQVDLGVWMVNGTNGPRDFTKGFQWLRLAANGGNVVAQNKLAHLYINALGTKPDPVEAAKWYVLSRRAGLPDPALEDFFLGINDDQQKAAIDAANKFRRTR
- a CDS encoding thiamine phosphate synthase; the protein is MTEPENRCRLVLIVPDVADIEEQAKIVEDALKGGDVASVIVPQYALNDGDFQKHAERLVPVIQAAGAAALIAGDTRVIGRAKADGVHITGPATEIAEAIDRYADKLIVGGGNAADRHHALEIGEERPDYIFFGKLDGDIKPEAHPKNLALAEWWASMIEIPCIVMGGTDPASALAVAETGAEFVALRLAVFGEPARAPSVVAEINALLDEKAPRFED